CTTTGCCTCGTCGGGGTTTTCCCCGTTTTGCGCTTTTGGTTAAGCCCATCGGTTACTGCCAAAAGACGGCCCTTCTTCTATGGCCTTATCTTTCTCCGACGCGCATGATTTCCCACTGTAGCTCAATTCCGCTGTTGAGCAAAACCTTTTTGCGAACCTCTTCCCCCAAACCTTCCAGATCGGCGGCACTGGCACCGCCCGCGTTGATCAGGAAGTTGGAATGCATTTCAGACATTTGCGCCCCGCCAAGACGGGCCCCACGCATTCCGGCATCGTCGATGACTTTCCACGCCTTGAGATCATGCACGTCATCGGCCCGCCCCGTAGAGCTGAACCCCGACGGATTGCGGAAGGTCGAACCTGCGCTGCGCTCCTTGCTGGGCTGGGAGGCGTCACGCTTGGCGATCTGTTCGGCCATGCGCGCTTCGAGATCGGCGGGTTCGGCGGGGAGCCCCTCGAACACGGCATCGGTGATCACCCAGCCTTCCGGCAGCGCGCTCTGGCGATAGGCCAGATGCAGATCGGCCGCATGAAGGCGACGTGCCTCCCCCGCCCGCGTGACCACACCGATTTCCACCAGATGGTCGGCCACATAGGTGCCATAGCACCCGGCATTCATCCGCACCGCGCCGCCGACAGAGCCGGGAATGGTGCGCAAAAAGGTCAGATCCACGCCGCCTGCTGCCGCCTTGCGGGCCACATGCGCATCCAGCGCCGCAGCGCCCGCCCGAATGCGCGTGCCTTCGATCTCGATCCCGTTGAAGCCACGGCCCAGACGGATCACCACGGCGCGCAGCCCGCCATCCCGCACGATCAGGTTCGAGCCGACGCCCATCGGAAACACCGCAACCGTCTCCGGCAGCCCCGCCAGAAACGCGCAAAGATCGTCCGTATCGGCAGGCTGGAACAGCCAATCGGCCGGACCACCCACACGCAGCCATGTCAGCTCGGACAATGCGCGCTGCGGCGTCAGGGCACCGCGCGGCTGATAGGAAGAGGGAGAAAGCATATCGGTCATACAGGCGTTCCTAGCGAAGCCCTGTCAGCACGGCAAGCCCTCGCGCTATTTATCCCGATTTATCGCAAAAGGCGGATCGCGATCAGGCGTCCTGACGGTTGTCCGCCGGACGCGGCTCGGCATGCAGGCGGGCAATCAGCCGGTGCAGCGGCCAACGCAGGACCGACATCCCCGCCGCCAGCACCACCAAGCCCCAAAGCGGCCCCTGCTGATAGGTCACCGCCCCGAGGATCGGCACCCCTGTCACAATCAGCACCCAAGCCGCGACCCAGTGCCAACGTTGCGGCCCCATCGCCAGAACCGAGGCAAAGACACCCCATAGGCAGGCAAGGGTGAGCGAGAGTGACATTATGACGGCTCCATTCCTCTGATATCGGCCTTGGACTTC
The sequence above is drawn from the Thioclava sp. GXIMD4216 genome and encodes:
- the murB gene encoding UDP-N-acetylmuramate dehydrogenase, with amino-acid sequence MTDMLSPSSYQPRGALTPQRALSELTWLRVGGPADWLFQPADTDDLCAFLAGLPETVAVFPMGVGSNLIVRDGGLRAVVIRLGRGFNGIEIEGTRIRAGAAALDAHVARKAAAGGVDLTFLRTIPGSVGGAVRMNAGCYGTYVADHLVEIGVVTRAGEARRLHAADLHLAYRQSALPEGWVITDAVFEGLPAEPADLEARMAEQIAKRDASQPSKERSAGSTFRNPSGFSSTGRADDVHDLKAWKVIDDAGMRGARLGGAQMSEMHSNFLINAGGASAADLEGLGEEVRKKVLLNSGIELQWEIMRVGER
- a CDS encoding DUF2484 family protein — translated: MSLSLTLACLWGVFASVLAMGPQRWHWVAAWVLIVTGVPILGAVTYQQGPLWGLVVLAAGMSVLRWPLHRLIARLHAEPRPADNRQDA